The Candidatus Binatia bacterium genomic sequence CTCGATCTTCCCGATGTGAAACTCGGTCCCGGGCGCATAGATCGCGCGCGAGGCCTCGCGGCTCAGGAAATCGCAGACGATCGGCGCGGGGAGGCCCTTGTACGTGATCATGCCGTGCTCGACGTCATGGCTGAGATCGACAAGACGGGACGGGCTCATCGGCCCGGTTTGCGACGCACGGGTACTTTCTTGGAATTGTCCCGGAGCCACGCGGCGAACTCCTCGAAACCGATCTCTCGATTCGAAAGGGCAAACGTGGCAGCGACCGCGTCGCGCTCACTCGCGAGTAGGCGCAATCCGTTGATCTTGAGGAATACGCCGGCGAGCGTCAGTGCGACTCGCTTGTTTCCGTCCAGGAAGGGACGATTCCTCGTGACGGCATGGGCGTGGACGGCTGCCAAGGTGAAGAGGTCCGGCCCCGAGTAATAGAAATGGTTCCGAGGCGCAGCGAGCGCCGCCTCGAGCGAGCCTTCGTCACGAATACCCCAGGCCCCACCATGTTCGGCGAGAAGGCGCTCGCAGATCGCGAGGGCCGCCTTCTTCGAGACCCAGCGGGGCTCGCCCTTACTTTGCGAGCTCACGGAGGGCGTTTCGATACTGAGCCATGAATTCCTCGGCCGCCTCCATCGGCTCCTCGAACTCGGGATCGTAGGGTGTCAGACGGTAGCCATCAGGTGCTTCCGTCAGATACAGTTGGTCCCCCTCGCGCACGCGCAGGGCCTGCACGGCTTCGGAAGGCAGCGTAAGTCCAAGGGAATTACCAACCTTGCGTACTTTGACCTTGATCATGGGGCCTCCTTTGTTATCACTTACGTTATAACAGATCGGCCGACCGGTCAACCCTATTGAGGAGAATTCCAGACTCCGCTACCCTCTCCCCGTTAGCACTCTCAGTACCTTAGTGCCAAAACTCGCAGCCCTTGGGGGGCATGCGGCAAGGAGGAACGGAACCACATGGCGAAGCAGCTTCTCTTCGACGCGGCGGCCCGCGACGCGCTCCAGCGCGGCGTGGACAAGCTCGCGAACACGGTCAAGGTCACGCTGGGCCCCAAGGGACGAAACGTCGTCCTCGACAAGAAATTCGGCTCGCCGACGGTGACGAACGACGGCGTGACGATCGCGAAAGAGATCGAGCTGGAGAACCCCTACGAGAACATGGGGGCGCAGATGGTGAAGGAGGTCGCGACCAAGACGCAGGACGTCTCGGGCGACGGCACCACCACCGCCACCGTGCTCACG encodes the following:
- a CDS encoding type II toxin-antitoxin system death-on-curing family toxin, giving the protein MSSQSKGEPRWVSKKAALAICERLLAEHGGAWGIRDEGSLEAALAAPRNHFYYSGPDLFTLAAVHAHAVTRNRPFLDGNKRVALTLAGVFLKINGLRLLASERDAVAATFALSNREIGFEEFAAWLRDNSKKVPVRRKPGR
- a CDS encoding cyclase family protein produces the protein MSPSRLVDLSHDVEHGMITYKGLPAPIVCDFLSREASRAIYAPGTEFHIGKIE
- a CDS encoding AbrB/MazE/SpoVT family DNA-binding domain-containing protein encodes the protein MIKVKVRKVGNSLGLTLPSEAVQALRVREGDQLYLTEAPDGYRLTPYDPEFEEPMEAAEEFMAQYRNALRELAK